The genomic segment CAAATAGCACGGCTTTTATTTACCCAAGTTTGCTCGATCGCAAACTTGTATATCATCTGCACGTTCCCACTTCGTTACGGACGTGCGTAAAAAGTCAATCGAAAGTTGATACTTTCTTCTTGACTTTTTATGGGAGGTAAATATGAAAGTAGCTATTAACGGATTTGGCAGAATTGGTCGGCTCGTGTTCCAAGCATTGGTTGAACAAAATTTGCTTGGGAAAGATAAATTCGATGTCGTTGCGGTTGTCGATCTTTCAACCGATGCAAAATATTTTGCATATCAGCTTAAATACGATTCCGTACAAGGCAAGATGAATGCCGAAATCGGTACAAAAGGTGATGATGTACTCGTTATCAACGGTCACGAAATCAAATGTGTCTCCGGCAAGGGCTTAACTCCCGCTCAGCTTCCGTGGAAGGAATTGGGTATCGATGTTGTTATCGAAAGTACCGGCCTGTATACAAACGAAAAAGCTTATGGACATTTGGAAGCGGGCGCAAAGAAGGTTATTATTTCCGCACCCGGTAAGAGTACCGATGCCGCAAAGCCCATTAAGACAATCGTTATGGGTGTCAATGAGAACGAATATGACCCCGCAAAGCATCATGTCGTTTCCAATGCAAGCTGTACCACTAACTGTTTGGCTCCTATCGTTCATGTCATTTTAAAAGAAGGTTTCGGAATTGAAACGGGATTGATGACGACGATTCACTCCTATACCGCAACACAAAAAACTGTTGATGGTGTTTCAATGAAAGATTGGCGCGGCGGACGGGCTGCTGCTATCAATATTATCCCGTCTACTACCGGCGCTGCTAAAGCTGTCGGTGAGGTATTGCCTTCAACAAAGGGCAAGCTGACCGGTATGTCATTCCGTGTACCGACCCCAACCGGTTCGGTTGTCGATTTAACTTTCCGCGCAACAAAAGATACCTCTATTGAAGAGTTGGATGCAGCTTTCAAGAAAGCTTCTGAAACTTATATGAAGGGAATTTTAGGCTATTGCAACGAAGAAATCGTTTCCACCGATATTATTCACGACAAGCGTTCTTCGATCTACGACAGTAAGGCAACGCTCCAGAATAACCTTCCGGGCGAAAAGCGCTTCTTCAAAGTAGTTTCGTGGTATGATAACGAATGGGGATATTCCAACCGCGTTATCGACCTGCTCAAATTTATGAATAAATAACTTTTCTGCAGTACTGCAGAAATGAATGCGTGTTTCTGCAGTGCTGATTTATCCTTTCTCATTATTGTTGGGCATCTCTAAAAACTCGATGCGTAAACCTGTTCGGAAACTTCCGTTTCTGAACAGGTTACCTTGAAATGCGATGTTCTAAATCGTGCTATTTGCGCGATTTAGAACTCGTCGACCTATTCGAAAACGCAGTTATCGAATAGGTCTAGTTTTTAGAGATATCTGTCCAAAACCTACTCTTATGAACTCAGCGATAAAACAGGCGCCAATGATTTTAAATTATGAAACGCCGTAAATCAACAACTCCGACGCAGAGCGCTGCCGAAAAACGGTGGGTATTAAATCCTCCACACGAATAAAATAGTGTCCGATAATTCTATACTTTGTAAAAAAACATTTGACAGATGGAATTTTGGGGTGTATCCTGTATGTAAAGTTATGAAAATGTTTTCTAAAAACGTTTTCATAAAGTTAGATTCGATGCGAGGATAATATGAAAGCATGGGAGTATATTTACGATTTAACAAAAAATGCCGTTCCGGTGGTACTATCAGAAGACGAGCAAACATGGGAGGCGTCGAATGCTGCCGAAAAGCAGGTTGACGATCAACTGCGTCTCTATTGGGCAAGTCATGTGCCCGGTTCTCATGCCCCTGAAAGTGTGGTGATTGCAGCAGTTCAGTCCATAGAAGCGCTGGGGTGCGATGTAAGTGCCGCAGAGAAATTGATTCCTGAAGGGCTTGATGCGCTAAAACGGAATGATATGAAGGCGCTGCAAAGGATTACTGCTCGAATATTTAATATCCTTTTTATGTGCCCGAGCGATACCTCAAGTGACTATTGGAAAAGTAAGCTGTATCAAAGCTTCAATGAATATGAAAAAGCAATCGAGTTTCCCGAATCAGCCGCGGAAACGCTGCCGAATGCCGTGTTGTACGATAAAACAAAGGCCGCGTGGCTTGGCCGTTTATGTGGCGGTGGTTTGGGAACGGCGCTTGAAGGGTATACAACGGCACAGCTGAAGAAAAAATTCGGCGAAATCCGTACGTATGTGCGTAACCCGAACACCTACAACGATGATATAACATACGAAATTGCATTTCTTGAGGCGTGTTGCAAAGCACAGGGGATGCCGACAAGCGCCGATATTGCCGACCAATGGCTGGAGTTAATACCCTGCGGTTGGTCTGCCGAACAGGTTGCATTGGATAATTTACGTAGAGGGATGTATCCTCCGGAAAGCGGTCTGTTTAGGAATCCCTACCGTGAATGGATCGGTGCACAAATGCGGGGTGCCGTGTGCGGTCAGGTAGCTCCGTTAAATCCGCATAAGGCTGCACTGCTTGCATGGCGCGATGCGGAAATTTCGCACCACGGGAATGGAATTCTCGGAGAAGTGTTTAACGCCGTTTTGGTCAGCCTTGCATACGGGGAAGATCCTATGCGGAGATGTTTGGAAAAAGCCGTTTCCTATATTCCTAAGGATTCTGAATATGCTTCCGTGCTTCACTTTGCATTAGCGCAGTGTATGAAGAAGCAGGATTTTTATGAGGCATGGGCGGCATGCGAAGAAAAATACAAGCGGTATAACTGGATCCATGCGTATCCGAATGCAGCAGCAGAAGTAGTTGCGTTGTATTTCGGCAAAGATAATTTTAACGATGTCATGCACTATATTGCAATGTGCGGTCAAGATGTCGATTGTAATGCCGCCCAGTTGGGAGCTGCACTTGGTGCAAAATTAGGCACAAGAGGAATCGAAGATCACTGGACGGATCCTTTCGGCGATGAAATTATAACCTATTTACGGGGAAATAAAACGGTAAGTTTGCAAGAACTTATTAACAAGACCGTATCGGTCGTAAAACAATTGGAGGATGTATGAAAAAGATTCTTTCTGTCGGTCTGTTTGTACTGTTAGGCATGTCTATGTTTGCTTTCGGTGCAAAAGAGAACAGCGGTTCAAAGGAACCGAGTGTCGCGCTGATCATCAATGGAAACCTTGGAGATAAGTCTTTCCATGATTCCGCAAACAACGGTATGAAGATGATCGCAAATGAACTGCATTGCAAAACCAAGGTAGTTGAAGTCGGGTATGACGACTCAAAATGGGAACCGGCGTTGCGTGACCTTTGTGATGAAAAGCACGATATTATTTTTTGCGGAACGTGGCAAATGCAGGCGCTTGTATCAAAGATAACAAAAGATTATCCGAATCAAAAAATCATCGTCTACGATACGACAATGGATTATGCTTCCGATTCTGCGGGGCTGTTTAAAAATACCTATTCGATAGAATACAAGCAGAATGAGGGTTCCTTCCTTGCAGGCGTACTTGCCGCGGAAATGACAAAGGGGAAGAAAATCGGGTTTATCGGCGGTATGGATAATACCGTTATCCTCGATTTCTTAGTCGGTTTTATACAAGGTGCAAAAACCGTTTCTCCCGATATTAAAATCATTTCTTCTTTTGTCGGAAATTTCAGCGATTCTGCAAAAGCAAAAGAACTTGCGTTGACACAGTATCAGATGGGTGCCGACATTATATTTGTTTGCGCATCGAATGCCGGAGAAGGTGCGCTGCAGGCTGCAAAGGAAAAGAATAAATTCATTATCGGTGTGGATAGCGATCAGGCTATGCTGTACAAGCAGACCGATCCTGTTTTATCAAACCTCATTATCTCTTCGATGCTGAAACGCGTTGATAAGTCCATGTATCTTGCAATGAAAGAAATACAAAGCAATACACTGGTATGGGGAAAACGTGTAGCATTGGGAATAAATGAAGGTTGCGTCGGTCTTGCAGATAATGAAGTGTATCAGGCGAAAGTTCCTGCCGAAGTTCGCAAGCATATTTCCGAGTATGAAACCCAAATCAGAAATGGAAAGATTGCAGTTAAGACAGCATTCGGTATGAGGCAAGCCGATATAACAGCATATATCGATTCCGCTCGCCCATAATTAAAAAAGCATTGCACGGAAGCTGGGGATGGCCCGAACGTAACGACTTTTTGGGAATCCCCGGTCTCACTTTCCGTGCTTATGCGGAGACTATCCGAATGAATGTTGAAAGTACGGCAGATGATATTTTAGTAATGAAGGATATTTCAAAAATATATCCTAACGGTGTTACGGCTAATAGGCATGTCAATTTTTCGGTTCGCGCCGGAGAAATTCATGCGCTTGTCGGTGAGAACGGCGCCGGTAAAAGTACCTTGATGAAAATATTATTCGGTATTGAGCAACCGACTGAAGGTACGATTTTATATAATGGAAACGAATTGCATATCAAATCCCCGCTTGACGCTATTCGTCACGGATTCGGTATGGTACATCAGCACTTTATGCTTGTCGAATCGATGAGTGTTGCAGAAAATATCTGCCTTGGAATGGAACCCGGAAAAGGTCCGTTGATTCATAAAAAACTCATGAACGAACAGGCTCAAAAAATTATCAATCAATATCATTTTGTTATTGACCCGAAAGAAAAGATTAAAAATTTGCCCATAGGGACGCGCCAGAAAGTAGAAATTCTGAAGGCGTTATATAAAGGTGCGCGCATTTTAATTTTGGATGAACCGACCGCTGTATTAACTCCGCAAGAAACGGAAGAATTATTTGTTGAATTAAAAGAGCTGCGGAATTCGGGCTGTACGATTATATTTATCAGTCATAAATTAAATGAAGTTAAAGAAATATGCGAAAGGATAACCGTATTGCGTAACGGTACTTCCGTCGGCGTGTATTCCGCCGGAGAAATTTCTGAAAAAGAAATATCGAACCTTATGGTCGGTAAAAATATACATTGGGAAATAGAAAAACAACCAAGCGTTCCCGGAGAGACCGTCTTAAAATTGCGGGATGTATGTATGGATGATGATGCCGGACGTCCCATACTCAAGCATGTGAGTTTTGATTTACCTGCGGGGAAAATTCTCGGTATTGTCGGTGTTGAAGGGAACGGGCAAAAAGAGTTGATCGATACCATAACCGGATTGCAGCACTGTACTGAAGGAAGCGTAATGTTAAACGGTAAAGATATAACATCGCGCAGTATTGCTGCAATCAGAAAAGAAGGTATCTCCTATATACCGCAGGATAGAATAAAAGTAGGAACGGCGGTAACTGCTTCCATTCAAGAAAATTTATTTGCCGTCTTTACGGAAGATGAGCGCTTTGTACATAAGGGCATTCTAAAGAAGAATGAAATAAAACAATGGGCTGATACGCTTATCAACCAATTTATGATTAAAACAAAAAGTGCCGATGTGCCGGTAAAAATGCTGAGCGGTGGAAATATGCAAAAGGTTATTATTGCACGCGAATTTTCAACCTCGGCAGGATGTATTATCGCAGATCAACCGACAAGAGGTGTTGATATCGGCGCTGCAAAGTTTATTCATCAAAAGATTATTGAAATGCGCGATAACGGTGCTGCTATTTTGGTGAATTCGGCAGATTTGGCGGAGATTCTGGAAATAAGCGACAGTTTGGTTGTAATGTACGGCGGTGAAATTACAGCATATTTTCCGGACGCCGATGTGGTTAGCGAAACTGAGTTGGGAGAGTATATGCTCGGCTTAAAAAAGCAAGGTGCACATGAACTTGCAGGATGTTTACGATGAAATTAATAGGACGCCTTTCATTTGAAAAAAGATTTGAATTGATACGGTTTGCTACAGCGATCGGCATTGCGGTGTTCTTATCGTTTCTTATTATTTTATTTGTCAGTAAAGAACCGCTGCTCGCTTTTTCAAAGCTCTTTTTAGGGCCGCTTGAATCGGCACGCCGTTTCGGTAACGTACTTGAGTTATGTATTCCGCTCAGTTTTACCGGTCTTGCAGTTGCCGTTATGTTCAGCGCAGATATGTTTAATATGGGTGCGGAAGGGGCGTTTTATGTGAGTGGCGCCGTTGCAGTATTTACCGCATTGCTTATACCGCTGCCTCCTGTTATTGCACCGCTTGTATCGATTATTATCGGCGGGTTATGCGGTGCTGTCGTTTGCTGGGTTCCGGCTTTTTTAAAGGAGCGATGGAATGCAAATGAGTTGGTTTCGTCTTTAATGTTGAATTATGTATTCTTTTACATAACCAAATATTTTGCCAATACGACCTTTAAAGATCCGTCGGCAGGATTTATGGCGACGTACCTGATTCCTGCCAATGCAAAATTGGCACGTCTTATTCCCGGAATGCGGTTGCACTTCGGACTGTTGATATTGTGCGCCGTAGTAGTGCTGACCGTATTGTTTATCCGCCGTACGGCATGGGGATATCGTCTGATGCAAACCGGAAGGAATATCCGCTTTGCCCGTTATGCCGGTTTAAACACGACGGCAATTATCGCATACTCACAGCTTATCGGCGGTTTTATCGCGGGTGTCGGCGGTTCGGTTGAGGTATTGGGAATGTATGACCGGTTCCAATGGCAAAGCTTGCCGGGGTACGGGTTTGACGGTATCGTTGTCGCTATTCTTGCAAAAAATAAACCGCACTATATTCCGATTGCCGCTTTCTTTTTGGCGTATTTAAAAATCGGTGCCGATAAGATGGCGACATCTACGGACGTTACTGCAGAAATGGTTTCAATCATTCAAGGTGTTATTATAATGCTTGCCGCAGCTCAGGCCTTTTTAAGTAAATGGCGGCAAAAAGCACTCATTAAAATGCAACAGGAGAGCGGCTTAGATGGATAACTTTTTGAGTTATATTTTAACTGCGGAGTTTGCTTATTCCGTTTTGCGTGTTACGACTCCGCTATTGTTTGCCGCACAAGCTTCGGTTGTTGCGGAAAATTCAGGTGCATCGAATATAGCATTGGAAGGCATTATGCTTTTTGCCGCGGCATTCGGAGCGCTGGGTACCGGCTTAACCGGCAGTTTGTTTATCGGCTTTTTAATTGCGTTAGGCGGCGGTTTATTAATTGCTGTGTTACTGGCTTACTTTGCGCTGTATCTGAAAACAGACATCATTTTATCCGGTATTGCGTTAAACACATTAGCCGCAGGCGGAACGGTATTTATTATGTATGTACTGATTCACGATAAAGGCAGTACATCCTCCTTAGTTTCATTGGTGTTTCCTAAAGTGGTTATACCGGGTATCGCCGCTATTCCCGTGTTAGGCAGCATTCTGTCGGGGCAAAACGTGTTGACATACATTGCGTTCTTTACAGTATTTGCTGTCTGGTTTTTGCTGTATAAAACAAAGCTTGGTATGCACATTCGCTGCGTAGGCGAAAATCCCGATGCAGCGGAATCCGTCGGGATACCTATTCGTAAGACCAGAGTTATCGCATTGCTTATCAGCGGATTTTTGGCATCGTTAGGCGGGGTATTCCTTTCGATGGCATACATGAGCACCTTTACAAAAGGCATGGTAGCGGGGCGCGGTTTTATTGCATTGGCTGCTGCGGCAATGGGACGGTTGGCTCCGGTGCCGACGATGTTTGCAGCCTTGTTTTTCGGCTTTGCCGATGCCTTGTCGAATGTATTAGCGGCAATGAGCATCCCAGATGAATTCATAAAAACCGTTCCCTATATTTCAACCGTCATCGGACTGATTGTATTTTCAGCATGGCGGAAGCGCGGTAGGAAAGCGCAAATTGCTTGAAGGAGAAAACTATGGACAATAAAATACCGATTATAATTGACTGCGATCCCGGGCATGATGATGCAATAGCATTGATCATGGCGTTTGCATCCGAAAAGCTCAAAGTGTTGGGGGTCAGTGTCAGCGCCGGTAATCAAACCATTGAAAAAACATATACTAATGCACGCAAGATTATTTCGTTTTTAGGAAAAGCTCCGCCGCTTGCAAAAGGGGCATCGTATCCGCTCGTCAGAAGATTGGAAGTTGCACCGAGTGTGCACGGTGAATCAGGGTTGGATGGGCCGGTTCTGCCGGAGACGGATTATACCGGTGTGCCTGAATCCGCATGGGAACTGCACCGCCGGCTTATCTCTGAAAGTCCCGAACCGGTAACGTTTGTCGTAACAGGGCCGTTGACGAATCTTGCAATTTTGCTTTTAGCATATCCCGACGTGAAAAAAAATCTCAAGCAGATATGTTTAATGGGTGGCGGTATCGATCACGGTAATTGGTCATCTGCAGCGGAATTTAATATCCTTGTCGATCCCGAAGCGGCACACATTGTATTTTCGTGCGGTATTCCCATTGTGATGTGCGGACTGGATGTAACCGAAAAAGCGATGATCTTTTCGGAAGAAATAGAAAGACTGCGTAAATCAAAAAAACGGGTTGCCGTGCTGGTTGCAGAGTTGCTCGATTTCTTCGGCCGCTTTCACTCTGATTTGGGATTCCAAGGCGCACCTATCCACGATGCGTGTACTATTGCGTATTTGATCAAACCTGAGTTGTTTAAAGTATGCGATTACTATGTTGTTATCGAAACGCAAGGAAAGTATACCGCCGGTATGACGCTTGCAGATAAGCGGGTAAATAATAACAGACCAAAACCGAATGTTACAGCTTGTATGGATATCGATCGAGAAGGCTTTGTCCGGCTGCTTGAGCAATGCTGTATGGCGTATACATAAAATAACAGGAAGCATGAAGATGAAAAAGATATTGGTTATCGGCAGTTTAAATGCCGATATGGTAGTTCGTGTTCCGCATATACCGGTAGCAGGCGAAACGATTTTAGCGGAAACTGCAGACATCATACCGGGTGGGAAAGGAGCAAACCAAGCATACGCAGCTGGTTCGTTAGGTGCGCAAACGGTTATGTTCGGAGCGGTCGGCGCAGACCGCTATGCTGAAATCGAAAGGAAGAGCTTACAGTCTGTAGGCGTGGATGTTTCCCGTCTTTTAGTACGCACCGATTGCGCAACAGGACTTGCGTGGATAACGGTAAACGATGCGGGCGATAACAGTATTGTTGTTGTTCCCGGTGCTAATAAAACACTGTCAGAAAAAGATATCGCCGATAACGACGATTTGCTGCACAGCTGTGATATCATATTGTGTCAGCTGGAAATACCGATACAAACGGTACTGTACGCCGCCCGCAGGGCAAAAGAATTAGGCAAGACATTTATTCTTGATCCCGCTCCTGCACCGAAACTATTTCCTTCCGAACTCTATGCATACATTGATATTATCAAGCCGAACGAGACGGAACTCTCATTACTGACAGGCAAAGATGTTTCGGACTATGAAAGCGCTTCCGATATGCTGCGTACAAAAGGTGTAAAGAATGTCATTGTTACACTCGGCGAAAAAGGTGCTTTTGTAAATTCCGAATCGGAGGGAAAGCATCTTGTACCTGCTCGTTCCGTTCCCGTTGTCGATACGACAGCCGCCGGTGATTCTTTTACGGCTGCGCTTGCGGTTCGGCTTGCGTCCGGTTCTTCGCTACTGCAGGCCGTCCGTTATGCAACTGAGGTCGCAGCAATTGTTGTTACCCGTAAGGGAGCGCAAACCTCAATCCCCTCGGCGGCAGAGGTACCCTTTGACGATAAATGATATAGCCGAGCTTGCCGGTGTTTCCGTTTCGACGGTTTCAAAAATTATCAACGGAAAGGATAAGGGGATAAAGCTTGAAACGCGCGAACGAGTGCTTAAAATCGTTAAAGAATACCGGTACACTCCCTATGATTTTATTAAAAATAATACGAATTCAAAAAGCTTTTTATTGGGGCTTGTACTGTCGGGTATAAAAAAACGGCAATCGATCTCAAACGGTTTTTTGCATGAAGCGGAGCGGCAAGGGTACCAAGTGCAGGTGTGCCTTTCTACTTCTGCGGAAAGCGAATCAAAACACATTGCCGCCTTATGTAAGAATAGAGCTGAAGCGGTTTTATGGGAACTCGTCGAAGTTGCTGCAGAAAATGATACTGCCAATACTGTTGCAGAATGCGATAGTTCCGGAACGGCAGCGGTGCTGCATAAAAGCGGTATTCCATTTGCAGCGCTGAATACCGATGCTGTCGGTTCCAACGGTATATTCTATGACTACCAAAAAGCGGGATATACCGCAGCAGATATATTGCTACGGTTGGGACATACGAAAATACGCTGTGTATATGACGGAA from the Treponema medium genome contains:
- the gap gene encoding type I glyceraldehyde-3-phosphate dehydrogenase, producing MKVAINGFGRIGRLVFQALVEQNLLGKDKFDVVAVVDLSTDAKYFAYQLKYDSVQGKMNAEIGTKGDDVLVINGHEIKCVSGKGLTPAQLPWKELGIDVVIESTGLYTNEKAYGHLEAGAKKVIISAPGKSTDAAKPIKTIVMGVNENEYDPAKHHVVSNASCTTNCLAPIVHVILKEGFGIETGLMTTIHSYTATQKTVDGVSMKDWRGGRAAAINIIPSTTGAAKAVGEVLPSTKGKLTGMSFRVPTPTGSVVDLTFRATKDTSIEELDAAFKKASETYMKGILGYCNEEIVSTDIIHDKRSSIYDSKATLQNNLPGEKRFFKVVSWYDNEWGYSNRVIDLLKFMNK
- a CDS encoding ADP-ribosylglycohydrolase family protein; protein product: MKAWEYIYDLTKNAVPVVLSEDEQTWEASNAAEKQVDDQLRLYWASHVPGSHAPESVVIAAVQSIEALGCDVSAAEKLIPEGLDALKRNDMKALQRITARIFNILFMCPSDTSSDYWKSKLYQSFNEYEKAIEFPESAAETLPNAVLYDKTKAAWLGRLCGGGLGTALEGYTTAQLKKKFGEIRTYVRNPNTYNDDITYEIAFLEACCKAQGMPTSADIADQWLELIPCGWSAEQVALDNLRRGMYPPESGLFRNPYREWIGAQMRGAVCGQVAPLNPHKAALLAWRDAEISHHGNGILGEVFNAVLVSLAYGEDPMRRCLEKAVSYIPKDSEYASVLHFALAQCMKKQDFYEAWAACEEKYKRYNWIHAYPNAAAEVVALYFGKDNFNDVMHYIAMCGQDVDCNAAQLGAALGAKLGTRGIEDHWTDPFGDEIITYLRGNKTVSLQELINKTVSVVKQLEDV
- a CDS encoding BMP family ABC transporter substrate-binding protein, which produces MKKILSVGLFVLLGMSMFAFGAKENSGSKEPSVALIINGNLGDKSFHDSANNGMKMIANELHCKTKVVEVGYDDSKWEPALRDLCDEKHDIIFCGTWQMQALVSKITKDYPNQKIIVYDTTMDYASDSAGLFKNTYSIEYKQNEGSFLAGVLAAEMTKGKKIGFIGGMDNTVILDFLVGFIQGAKTVSPDIKIISSFVGNFSDSAKAKELALTQYQMGADIIFVCASNAGEGALQAAKEKNKFIIGVDSDQAMLYKQTDPVLSNLIISSMLKRVDKSMYLAMKEIQSNTLVWGKRVALGINEGCVGLADNEVYQAKVPAEVRKHISEYETQIRNGKIAVKTAFGMRQADITAYIDSARP
- a CDS encoding ABC transporter ATP-binding protein; this translates as MNVESTADDILVMKDISKIYPNGVTANRHVNFSVRAGEIHALVGENGAGKSTLMKILFGIEQPTEGTILYNGNELHIKSPLDAIRHGFGMVHQHFMLVESMSVAENICLGMEPGKGPLIHKKLMNEQAQKIINQYHFVIDPKEKIKNLPIGTRQKVEILKALYKGARILILDEPTAVLTPQETEELFVELKELRNSGCTIIFISHKLNEVKEICERITVLRNGTSVGVYSAGEISEKEISNLMVGKNIHWEIEKQPSVPGETVLKLRDVCMDDDAGRPILKHVSFDLPAGKILGIVGVEGNGQKELIDTITGLQHCTEGSVMLNGKDITSRSIAAIRKEGISYIPQDRIKVGTAVTASIQENLFAVFTEDERFVHKGILKKNEIKQWADTLINQFMIKTKSADVPVKMLSGGNMQKVIIAREFSTSAGCIIADQPTRGVDIGAAKFIHQKIIEMRDNGAAILVNSADLAEILEISDSLVVMYGGEITAYFPDADVVSETELGEYMLGLKKQGAHELAGCLR
- a CDS encoding ABC transporter permease — encoded protein: MKLIGRLSFEKRFELIRFATAIGIAVFLSFLIILFVSKEPLLAFSKLFLGPLESARRFGNVLELCIPLSFTGLAVAVMFSADMFNMGAEGAFYVSGAVAVFTALLIPLPPVIAPLVSIIIGGLCGAVVCWVPAFLKERWNANELVSSLMLNYVFFYITKYFANTTFKDPSAGFMATYLIPANAKLARLIPGMRLHFGLLILCAVVVLTVLFIRRTAWGYRLMQTGRNIRFARYAGLNTTAIIAYSQLIGGFIAGVGGSVEVLGMYDRFQWQSLPGYGFDGIVVAILAKNKPHYIPIAAFFLAYLKIGADKMATSTDVTAEMVSIIQGVIIMLAAAQAFLSKWRQKALIKMQQESGLDG
- a CDS encoding ABC transporter permease translates to MDNFLSYILTAEFAYSVLRVTTPLLFAAQASVVAENSGASNIALEGIMLFAAAFGALGTGLTGSLFIGFLIALGGGLLIAVLLAYFALYLKTDIILSGIALNTLAAGGTVFIMYVLIHDKGSTSSLVSLVFPKVVIPGIAAIPVLGSILSGQNVLTYIAFFTVFAVWFLLYKTKLGMHIRCVGENPDAAESVGIPIRKTRVIALLISGFLASLGGVFLSMAYMSTFTKGMVAGRGFIALAAAAMGRLAPVPTMFAALFFGFADALSNVLAAMSIPDEFIKTVPYISTVIGLIVFSAWRKRGRKAQIA
- a CDS encoding nucleoside hydrolase — translated: MDNKIPIIIDCDPGHDDAIALIMAFASEKLKVLGVSVSAGNQTIEKTYTNARKIISFLGKAPPLAKGASYPLVRRLEVAPSVHGESGLDGPVLPETDYTGVPESAWELHRRLISESPEPVTFVVTGPLTNLAILLLAYPDVKKNLKQICLMGGGIDHGNWSSAAEFNILVDPEAAHIVFSCGIPIVMCGLDVTEKAMIFSEEIERLRKSKKRVAVLVAELLDFFGRFHSDLGFQGAPIHDACTIAYLIKPELFKVCDYYVVIETQGKYTAGMTLADKRVNNNRPKPNVTACMDIDREGFVRLLEQCCMAYT
- the rbsK gene encoding ribokinase gives rise to the protein MKKILVIGSLNADMVVRVPHIPVAGETILAETADIIPGGKGANQAYAAGSLGAQTVMFGAVGADRYAEIERKSLQSVGVDVSRLLVRTDCATGLAWITVNDAGDNSIVVVPGANKTLSEKDIADNDDLLHSCDIILCQLEIPIQTVLYAARRAKELGKTFILDPAPAPKLFPSELYAYIDIIKPNETELSLLTGKDVSDYESASDMLRTKGVKNVIVTLGEKGAFVNSESEGKHLVPARSVPVVDTTAAGDSFTAALAVRLASGSSLLQAVRYATEVAAIVVTRKGAQTSIPSAAEVPFDDK